The genomic interval CTCTTTTCATTCAGTTTAATGCTTTTAATAGCCATTCAGGTTGTTACATGTATcggtagttcattcctttttattgttactccatttattatttaattatatgaatGTACTACAGTTTGTTTTACAAGACAGAAGGAATGAAAAGTGCCCACCAAACTGAGAAGGCATCTTGAGACCAAAAAACAAGGCAGGCAGCTCCATATAACCAGTGAATCAGTTTATTATAGGGTAACTTACTCACAGGGTGGGATTGGGATCAGGCAAACAAAGACCCAGAAACATTTGCAGCTGCACACCATTCCACAGAGGAGCCACAGGGACAATTTAATAGTTAGCCTCGGGTATGAGTATAGATGCTTTGAAACAGGACATTTCTGAATTAAGATTTATGAACGGATAACTGGTATCGTGGGTGCCAGGAATGTCAAGGGAGGCTTTCATCATTGGAAACCAGCAGAGCAGAGAGGCTGGCTACCTGATCCTAATGTTTATTAAACCATATAATATAAACTACAAAGCCCTAGATGTGATTCACTTCTCAGGTCAGTTTTAAAGGGTAGGAGAAACTATAAGGGCCCAAGGTGGTGTCAGTTATGCTAACAGCCATGCTTTGTTTAACCATTCTTAAAGGACTTTTGAGTTCTTTCGAGTATGGGGCTAAAATATCACGCTGTATTCTCTTTGCTATATGGTGAACACACAACCAGAGCTTTGATGAGGTACTGCTATTATCTGTGTGTGCAAAAGCTGTGGATTCTGGCacaactattttttttccctctcattcttaCTGCaacataaaggaaagaaaaatcacaatgtAACCCTAACACatcagctttaaaatttttttctaaaaccttTCTCTTTTAGATCCTTATAAATTCTGCTATCTAATTAGAAAGAAATTACAGAAAAGCAAGTATTAGaattccctagtagctcagcttcctaaggacttccctggtggcacagaggttaaagtgtctgcctgcaatgtgggagacccttgtttgatccctgggtcgggaagatcccctggagaaggaaatgacaacccactctagtattcttgcctggaaaatcccgtggatggatgagcctggtaggctacagtccatagggtcgcaaagagtcagacacgacttttaaggattatataacaatgcGGCTTGAGgacagtagctcagctggtaaagaaacgccttgcaatgcaggagaccctggttcaattcctgggggcaggaagatctgctggagaagagataggctacccactccagtattcttgggcttcccaggtggctcagctgataaagaatcccacctgcaatgcaggacaccttggttcaatccctggttggaaagatcccgtggaaaagggaacagctacccactccagtattctggcctagagaattccatggactgtatagtctatggggtcacaaagagttggacatgactgagcgctttCACTTTCTAAGTAAAGTATAGGAATAAAGCCAGCCAATTAATTTTCTGGCTTCCTAGTACATATAAGTTTTATTTGTATGTAGTGTGTTAAGTATGCAAaaacattatgtctaaaaaatatatacatacaatatatacatactttaattcaaaaaaggccttattgctaaaaaaaaaaaggctaaccatcatctgagccttcagcaggTCATAATATTTTTGCTGGTTGAGGGGTCTTGCCGtcatgttgatggctgctgattGATCAGCTTGGTGGCTGCTAACGGTTCGGGTGACTGtggtagtttcttaaaataagacaacaatgaaaTCTTCCTTTTGCAAAAAATTTCTCTATAGCATACAATGCTGTGTGATAGCATTTTACCCTGAGTAGAACTGATTTCAAAACTGTAAGTAAATCTCTCAAACCTTGCCACTGCTTTATCAACCAAGTTTAtgtgtaatattctaaatccacTCTCGTCATTTCAACAACCTTCACAGCATCTTTACTACTAGGAATGGATTCCACCTCAAGAGCCTTAAACATTCTAGGGTACAGTATTGAAGTAGAATGCTTAAAAGTAAGGATCATCTTACAGTTTATGGATGATTTATTTGTATAGTAGCTTAATCAAATATAAAACACCAAAGTTTAATATTGCTTGAATCCATAAATGTGACCTTTGTTTATGTTGTTAATACTTGGAGATGTCACCTAAGCATTTCTGACCAATCAGGTATTTAGATACTTTCTCTACTACTAAGTTCTTTTGGGAGACTTACCAAACAGTAAAATctatggggggaggggggatttgtttgtttattttgttgttgtttttttacaaATCAATATAAGTCTTGTGTTCTCTTAAAGTTTCAGAGGTTTTTATCTTAAGTACATTTGTCAAATAGATcacaatttgaaatttaaaacaaaaaaaatttgtctAAGTAACGTATTTGTTTTTTGTTCAACTAGATTGCTCTTAAACTTGGAGTGACTTCTGATGATGTAAAGAATGTCATCATCTGGGGAAACCATTCCTCAACTCAGTATCCAGATGTCAACCATGCCAAAGTGAAACTGCAAGGAAAGGAAGTTGGTGTTTATGAAGCTCTGAAAGATGACAGCTGGCTCAAGGGAGAATTCATCACGGTGAGAAAAGTCCGGGAGATCTCTTCACAGCCAAGCATTGAAAACTCTTGAGACACACACATTACTGACCTGAGTCTCCCCCCAGTGGGTTGCAGGAGGAAACCCAAAGACAGCAGACCTTTGATGAGCGTGTATATTCTTTGGGAGTCATACTGAAGTAGCCATAATCTAATCTGATCTATTGTGTGGCAGTCAAGActgataaaataggaaaaaactaGATACCTTCTAGTCATCCAGCTATCTTATAGAGATCCATTTCTTCATATAAAGTGTGGTCAACTTTCTGTGTGGGTCTTTAGTTGTCCCTTTctttcagaaggactgatgcttcttAGTGAAAGAGGTTAATAAGGCCACCATGGGGTAGTTGTATGATTTTTGGAGGGGACACAGTGAGCTGTAGTTACAGGCTTTCACCCCAGGAATAACCTGCTGTCTCTTCCCGCCCACCCAGACTGTGCAGCAGCGTGGTGCTGCCGTCATCAAAGCACGAAAACTGTCCAGTGCAATGTCGGCTGCAAAAGCCATCTGCGACCACGTCAGAGACATCTGGTTTGGAACCCCAGAGGTGAGGGCTCAGTGGCTTCCACGGGCCACTCTTATTCCTTCCTCTGATGCTAtaatgcaaaaaatcaaacaaaagacaTGTGGCCTTGCAGTCAGGCCAGTTAGGTGCATATCCCAGCTCAGCTACTGACTAGGTGAGTAACCTTGggaaagttgcttaacctctctgagcagcTTTGTCATCTCTTACCTGGCATTTAACTCGGGTTATAAAGTCAATGAGATGAAATGTGGAAAGCACCTAACATAGTAGGGGtggctctgtttttcttcttaaaaccTATATTGGGCCACCAGCTTCCTCACTGATAAAATGAGGGtttctctggcttactttacACATAGATCGAAGAGTAGACTGAGACAGTAACCATGGAAGTTGCCCTTTTGTGTAAGTGCCTGATGATGATTCTTTACACAGTAATGAAGTTATGCACAGAGTATCAGTAAGAACCTGTCGCCTGGTTTAATTTTGTTAGTTCATGTGTCCTTTGGTTATGAAAAGGAATTCTTTATCACCATGCGAATATAAAACATTGACTGCTACTTCTTTTCAGGGGGAGTTTGTGTCCATGGGCATTATCTCAGATGGCAACTCCTATGGTATTCCTGATGATCTGCTTTACTCGTTCCCTGTTACAATCAAGGTGAGGTATtatgggtttttttctttaacctctGTCCCCTGATGGGAAACCAGTTGTGTGATTTTATTAACAGTGGTATATTTTCATCTAGAAAGTTGTTCCTTTACTAAATTAGACATTTTTCTCAGCTTTAAAATCATGTGAGGCACAACTTCAGGTCACTAAAAGATTTAAATTAATCTGGAAAGCAAGTTTCAACTCTCCCAACTAGACACTTTTTGTTACTATGCCTCTCATATTGGATATCTATAAATATTCTCTTACTTCTAAATGAAACAACGGTTCTCAGTATTGTCGCTCTGTATTACAACTGTACTGAAGTCAATAGTTTTTTATATTTGCTAAATAATGCCTCATTTAAAGATGTTTTTGCTAGATTCAGTCAGtttcaaattcacatgttgagtTTTTATCAGAATTATCTGTTAATTAAGATCTggatttttatttgcttctttagattcacattttaaaacatattcctCTAAGTTCAAACTAAGTTGTTGCTTGCTGGAACAACTTCTAGTTTAATCATAAATctcttaatttgcatttattttcaaacAGGATAAAACCTGGAAAATTGTTGAAGGTCTCCCTATTAATGATTTCTCACGTGAGAAAATGGATCTTACTGCAAAGGAActggcagaagagaaagaaactgcATTTGAATTTCTTGCCTCTGCCTGACTAGACAATCATTTCGATGTTACTAAATGCCCCAAAGCTGAAGAATCTAAATGTCGTCTTTGACTCtagtacaaaataataataatgccataCTTAAATTACTTGTGAAAAACAACACACTTTAAAGATTGTGTGCTTCTCGGTACAAGTCTGTGACGGTTGATCATCATGCTGTTGGTGTCgcattctaaaataaatatatattcaagtgAAGATGACTTGGACTCTAATTCTAGATGTTTTGTttctattcagaaaacaaatgtgCATGTTTCCCAGCTTGCCTAAGAGggtgatgatttaaaaaaaaaaaaaaacaaaacaaaaagggagTAAAGATAGAAAATGTTATAAAGGAAAGCACAATTCTCTCATATTTAAATAGAATAGGAAAATCCCACCTCATAACCAGTCTATTTTGGAATATAATTTTAAGtcagtattttctttttggcCGCACCATGTATGGGATCTCATTTCCCCTCCCAGGGAgtgaaccagtgccccctgcagtgcaagCACAGAgcctcaaccactagaccaccagggaagcccccagaatataattttaaacattaccTACATTAGGcagttaaacatatttttttaaatcttaatttatGCTTTGTGGATAATTTGGTTTGAACATTAGCTGTTAAATAGACTGCAGGTAATATTCTGTTAAGTTTAATGCCATTGGTAAGGGTGGAACAATCATtttcataacagaaaagaaagatcataaGCTGTCCCTTGAGGTATTCTATAGCAGACAAGGATTCATTTACACTTCATTACTGGTAAATGGCACAGAACTTTATACTAGCAGAAATATTCCCAATCTAAGCTTATTACTAGAAACATACTCCTCTTTGAAAAAACtagccttttctttttccaaaattctTGAGGACAGGAAACAACTCTTTCCATCTTTGTTCACTCTGACataaaagatactcaatatcataGATCTCTCAGGGCTTACTACAGTGCTCTTCGTGAGTGCCCAAATACATGACTGAGTTTGTTATTTATCTTATTTCATATGTAGAAGAGAAAGCAAGTTAAGTAAAAAAGCTTATAGAACTGCTATTAGATGTATAAAAATTTcctatgaaaatttttaaaattttagaaaagcacAAATGTGTATcagttattaaattattttcacttcCAAACACACCCTTCTGTTCTCTTCTTGTGACACTGAAACTGGGACTCTGCAAACATTTCTTTACCAGCTACTCCTTGTTAAAATCTGACCATAAAGGGCACCAGAGAAAGAGTAGAGGctgaagaggaagggaaaaacaTGTGCTCCGGCTCCTCCACAAATCAGTCAAACATACCTTTAAAAGagcaatgagggcttccctggtggtttagtagtgaagaatctgcctgtcaatgcaggggacatgggtttggtccctggtctaggaagatcccatttgccatggggcaactgggcccctcagttcagtcgctcagtcgtgtccgactttttgcgaccccatgaatcacagcacgccaggcctccctgtccatcaccaactcccggagttcactcaaactcacatccattgagtcagtgatgccatccagccatctcatcctcagtcgaccccttctcctcctgcctccaattcctcccagcatcagagtcttttccaatgagtcaactcttcgcatcaggtgaccaaagtactggagtttcagctttagcatcttaccttccaaagaacacccagggctgatctccttcagaatggactggttggatctccttgcagtccaagggactctcgagtcttcttcaacaccacagtacaaaagcatcaattctttggcactcagccttcttcacagtccaactctcacatccatacatgactactggagaaaccatagacttgactggacggaccttagtcggcaaagtaatgtctctgattttgaatatgctatctaggttggtcataacttttcttccaaggagtaagcatcttaatttcatggctgcaatcaccatctgcagtgattttggagccccccaaaattaagtctgacactgtttccactgtttccccatctatttcccatgaagtgatgggaccagatgccatgatcttcgtttcctgaatgttgagctttaggccaactttttcacccccctctttcactttcatcaagaggctttttagttcctcttcactttctgccataagggtggtgtcatctgcatatctgaggttattgatatttctcccagcaatcttgattccagcttgtgtttctttcagtccagcgtttctcatgatgtactctgcatataagttaaataagcctggcgcactaagcacggccgagaggagttaccccacatccgaggtcaggggcagtggctgagaaTGCCAGGCTGCGATGACGCAGGAACgacggagaggagctaccccgagtctgaggccaggggcagtagccttgaggagccaccccgcgctggaggccaggggtggcacccgaggccaggggcggcggctgggaggagcaactcGAGGAGGGAGGagcaaggagcggtggctgcgcggcgggcgtaggagggcctagaggagctatcccaccttgaaggtcaggaagggcagcggtaaggagatagcCCTCAtccaggtaaggagcagcggctgtgctttgctggagcagctgtgaagagataccccccacccaaggtaagagaaacccaagtaagatggtaggtgttgcaagagggcatcagagggcagacacactgaaaccatactcacagaaaactagtcaatctaatcacactaggaccacagccttgtctaactcaaggaaaccaaccatgcccacggggcaacccaagacgggcggagaggtctgacaaaatgtggtccactggagaagggaatggcaaaccacttcagtattcttgctttgagaaccccatgaacagtatgaaaaggcaaaatgataggatactgaaagaggaactccccaggtcagtaggtgcccaatatgctactggagatcagtggagaaataactccagaaagaatgaagggatgaagccaaagcaaaaacaatacccagctgtggatgtgactggtgat from Budorcas taxicolor isolate Tak-1 chromosome 11, Takin1.1, whole genome shotgun sequence carries:
- the MDH1 gene encoding malate dehydrogenase, cytoplasmic translates to MSEPIRVLVTGAAGQIAYSLLYSIGNGSVFGKDQPIILVLLDITPMMGVLDGVLMELQDCALPLLKDVIATDKEEIAFKDLDVAILVGSMPRRDGMERKDLLKANVKIFKCQGAALDKYAKKSVKVIVVGNPANTNCLTASKSAPSIPKENFSCLTRLDHNRAKAQIALKLGVTSDDVKNVIIWGNHSSTQYPDVNHAKVKLQGKEVGVYEALKDDSWLKGEFITTVQQRGAAVIKARKLSSAMSAAKAICDHVRDIWFGTPEGEFVSMGIISDGNSYGIPDDLLYSFPVTIKDKTWKIVEGLPINDFSREKMDLTAKELAEEKETAFEFLASA